In one Polaribacter sp. ALD11 genomic region, the following are encoded:
- the gatB/aspS gene encoding bifunctional amidotransferase subunit GatB/aspartate--tRNA ligase AspS, whose amino-acid sequence MEQAQLNEALKAHDLELIIGLETHVRLNTKSKLFCSCPNEETEAPNTNICSVCTGQMGVLPAINKEAITKAIYFGKAVNSTFSNEVTSWDRKHYEYPDNPKNIQITQFHNPVIPDGSVSCYRNDGSEFKVSLTQTHIEEDAAKLMHEKKISLVDFNKAGVPLIEIVTDPCIRNIEDASIYAQYIQRIVQNLGISEANLEKGEFKSDVSVSLRKKGSTILNPRTEIKNLNSFKFMVEALNEEIEKQLNYFTEHKDFRPDQTTVLWDADLKQTKTMRTKEFEADYRFISEPDLPFVSIKEVVASIKIDASALPYAVETVLIKGGVLPQDAKFFTADAIRSKIFMTMNEAIQDPSFVAKTLVNNIGADAYENIHQVDDLIEIFQLFKADKITSVLVQNGITSYLKDVKFDYKKYFDENTISEEKITAAIAKVILENEAIATDIKNGNQGKAGILVGKVIAIIGKGASGKVIREGILKQLSGDVATVKSEVGGEQVEAKDEERKVNMEEEVLPKTPIIIKEEYRTHKISELTEASINEKVTLSGWVSSVRDHGELMFIDLRDSSTQIFQVRLSRESFSNLDELVKLKPESVISVTGIVVQRNEDDYNAGLRTGKLELETSDLEILNLSKTLPFEIKRAIKSNEKVRFEYKFLDHRNDEVRKAIVNRHKVIKLLRDILDEEEFLEIETPILTAGTDEGAREFIVPTRKQSGLFYTLPQAPQQFKQMLMVGGFEKYFQIARCFRDEDSRGDRQPEFTQLDIEMAYASMQQIIDLNTKMFNEVVRKIYGKKWILYPFEVITYKNAMDKYGCDRPDLRYGLQMQDITDIVKDTTFQVFSKPIEEGGIVKCIKVSAKEQGNKRMSKGQIENLTAIAQQNGLGGLAYIIVNENDLQSPIIKFLGEEIAENIIKFTEAKVGDIVFFSAADYATANKALDAVRQEMGRILKLINPKELRPAWVVDFPMFEKTDEGRWTFTHNPFSMPAIYDLDKHMTGEDEEIGTIIAQQYDLILNGYEIGGGSVRAHKSEILEATYKNMGYNKEEMMKSVGTMYKAFQYGAPPHGGIAWGIDRLMMILEKKASIREVMAFPKTGSSEDLLFNAPSILSDKKVEEMNVRIIRK is encoded by the coding sequence ATGGAACAAGCGCAATTAAATGAAGCTTTAAAAGCTCACGATTTAGAATTGATTATCGGTTTAGAAACGCATGTTCGTTTAAATACTAAATCCAAATTATTTTGTTCTTGCCCAAATGAAGAAACAGAAGCTCCTAATACAAATATTTGTTCTGTTTGCACAGGGCAAATGGGGGTTTTACCAGCCATAAATAAAGAAGCTATTACAAAAGCTATTTATTTTGGAAAAGCAGTAAACTCTACATTTTCAAACGAGGTTACTTCTTGGGATCGTAAACATTATGAATATCCAGATAATCCGAAGAATATACAAATTACACAGTTTCACAATCCTGTAATTCCAGATGGTAGCGTTTCTTGTTATAGAAATGACGGATCTGAATTTAAAGTAAGTTTAACACAAACACATATCGAAGAAGACGCTGCAAAATTAATGCACGAAAAGAAAATTTCTTTAGTAGATTTTAACAAAGCAGGGGTTCCGTTAATAGAAATTGTTACAGATCCTTGTATTCGTAATATTGAAGATGCATCTATATATGCACAATATATTCAGCGTATTGTTCAGAATTTAGGTATTTCTGAAGCAAATTTAGAAAAAGGAGAGTTTAAGTCTGATGTTTCTGTTTCCTTAAGAAAAAAAGGAAGTACCATTTTAAACCCAAGAACAGAAATTAAAAACTTGAATTCGTTTAAGTTTATGGTGGAAGCTTTAAATGAAGAAATTGAAAAGCAATTAAATTACTTTACAGAACATAAAGATTTTAGACCAGATCAAACTACGGTTTTATGGGATGCAGATTTAAAGCAGACCAAAACCATGCGTACAAAGGAATTTGAAGCAGATTATCGTTTTATTTCTGAACCAGATTTACCATTTGTTTCTATAAAAGAGGTAGTTGCAAGTATTAAAATTGATGCAAGTGCTTTACCTTATGCGGTGGAAACTGTTTTAATAAAAGGTGGAGTTTTACCACAAGATGCAAAGTTTTTTACTGCGGATGCCATTCGCTCTAAAATATTTATGACGATGAATGAAGCAATTCAAGATCCGTCTTTTGTTGCAAAAACATTGGTAAATAATATTGGCGCAGATGCATATGAAAACATTCATCAAGTTGATGATTTAATTGAAATTTTTCAGTTGTTTAAAGCAGATAAGATTACATCTGTTTTAGTTCAGAATGGAATCACATCGTATTTAAAAGATGTTAAATTCGATTATAAAAAGTATTTTGATGAGAACACCATTTCAGAAGAAAAAATTACTGCTGCAATCGCAAAAGTAATTTTAGAAAATGAAGCAATTGCAACTGATATTAAAAACGGAAACCAAGGAAAAGCAGGTATTCTTGTAGGAAAAGTAATTGCAATTATTGGTAAAGGTGCTTCAGGAAAAGTAATTCGAGAAGGCATTTTGAAACAACTTTCTGGTGATGTTGCAACTGTGAAGAGTGAAGTAGGAGGTGAGCAAGTGGAGGCAAAAGATGAAGAGCGAAAGGTGAATATGGAAGAAGAAGTTTTGCCGAAAACTCCAATTATCATAAAAGAAGAATATAGAACGCATAAAATATCTGAATTAACAGAAGCATCAATTAATGAGAAAGTTACTTTATCTGGTTGGGTTTCTAGTGTTAGAGATCATGGTGAATTGATGTTTATCGATTTAAGAGATTCAAGTACTCAAATTTTTCAGGTTCGTTTAAGTAGAGAATCATTTTCTAATCTAGACGAGTTGGTGAAGTTGAAACCAGAATCTGTGATTTCTGTAACAGGAATTGTGGTTCAACGTAATGAAGACGATTATAATGCAGGATTAAGAACAGGGAAGTTAGAATTAGAAACATCTGATTTAGAAATTTTAAACCTTTCTAAAACACTGCCTTTTGAAATTAAAAGAGCGATAAAAAGTAATGAGAAAGTCCGTTTTGAATACAAGTTTTTAGACCATAGAAATGACGAGGTTCGTAAAGCAATTGTAAACAGACATAAAGTAATTAAATTACTACGCGATATTTTAGACGAAGAAGAATTTTTAGAAATTGAAACCCCTATTTTAACTGCAGGGACAGACGAAGGAGCAAGAGAGTTTATTGTGCCTACAAGAAAACAATCTGGTTTGTTTTATACATTACCACAAGCACCACAACAGTTTAAACAAATGTTAATGGTGGGTGGTTTTGAAAAATATTTCCAAATTGCACGTTGTTTTAGAGATGAAGATTCTCGTGGAGACAGACAGCCAGAATTTACGCAATTAGATATAGAAATGGCATATGCAAGTATGCAGCAAATTATAGATTTAAACACAAAAATGTTTAATGAAGTGGTTCGTAAAATTTACGGTAAAAAATGGATTTTATATCCGTTTGAAGTAATTACCTACAAAAATGCGATGGATAAATATGGTTGCGATCGACCAGATTTACGTTATGGTTTGCAGATGCAAGACATTACAGACATTGTAAAGGATACCACTTTCCAAGTTTTTAGCAAACCAATTGAAGAAGGTGGAATTGTAAAATGTATTAAAGTTTCTGCGAAAGAACAAGGAAACAAAAGAATGTCTAAAGGGCAAATTGAAAACTTAACGGCTATAGCACAACAAAATGGTTTAGGTGGTTTGGCGTATATTATTGTAAATGAAAACGATTTACAATCGCCAATAATTAAGTTTTTAGGTGAAGAAATTGCTGAAAATATTATAAAATTTACGGAAGCTAAAGTAGGTGATATCGTATTTTTCTCTGCGGCAGATTATGCAACTGCAAATAAGGCGTTAGATGCAGTTCGTCAAGAAATGGGACGCATTTTAAAGCTGATAAATCCGAAGGAATTAAGACCTGCTTGGGTGGTAGATTTCCCGATGTTTGAAAAAACAGATGAAGGAAGATGGACATTTACACACAACCCTTTTTCAATGCCAGCAATTTACGATTTAGATAAGCATATGACTGGAGAAGATGAAGAAATAGGAACCATTATTGCGCAACAATACGATTTAATCTTAAACGGTTATGAAATTGGTGGAGGTTCTGTTCGTGCACATAAATCAGAAATTTTAGAAGCAACCTATAAAAATATGGGGTACAATAAAGAGGAAATGATGAAAAGTGTTGGAACCATGTATAAAGCTTTTCAATATGGAGCACCACCTCACGGAGGAATTGCTTGGGGAATAGATCGTTTAATGATGATTTTAGAAAAGAAAGCTTCTATTAGAGAAGTAATGGCGTTTCCTAAAACAGGTTCATCGGAAGATTTATTATTTAATGCGCCTTCTATTTTATCTGATAAAAAGGTTGAAGAAATGAATGTTCGAATTATAAGGAAGTAA
- the trpC gene encoding indole-3-glycerol phosphate synthase TrpC, translating into MTILDKIIAFKKKEIAKIKAEVPIKKLVESPNFGREVFSLKKSLLEVGSTGIIAEFKRQSPSKGIINDKATIAEVTNGYLDANVAAQSILTDTSFFGGSMADLMEARIINQQKPILRKDFIVDGFQIVEAKAIGADVILLIASCLTSEELKNYGNLAADLGLEVLYEIHTQQDLDKINNLDNKIIGINNRNLNTFEVDLENSIKLSGQIPDTCIKVSESGISDPKIITGLKEFGFQGFLIGENFMKTENPGEACQEFISQIR; encoded by the coding sequence ATGACAATACTAGATAAAATAATCGCGTTTAAAAAGAAGGAAATAGCAAAGATAAAGGCAGAAGTTCCTATCAAAAAATTAGTTGAAAGTCCGAATTTTGGAAGAGAAGTTTTTTCACTAAAAAAATCTTTACTAGAAGTTGGTTCTACAGGTATTATTGCAGAGTTTAAGCGTCAATCACCTTCCAAAGGTATCATTAACGACAAAGCTACTATTGCAGAGGTTACAAATGGATATTTAGATGCAAATGTTGCTGCACAATCAATTTTAACAGACACTTCTTTTTTTGGAGGTTCGATGGCAGATTTGATGGAGGCAAGAATCATCAACCAACAAAAACCAATTTTAAGAAAAGATTTTATTGTTGATGGTTTTCAAATTGTAGAAGCAAAAGCAATCGGAGCAGATGTCATTTTATTAATTGCTTCTTGTTTAACTTCCGAAGAATTAAAAAACTACGGAAACTTGGCGGCAGATTTAGGTTTAGAGGTTTTGTATGAGATACATACGCAACAGGATTTAGATAAGATTAATAATTTAGATAATAAGATTATCGGAATTAATAATAGAAATTTAAACACTTTTGAAGTTGATTTAGAGAATTCTATAAAATTGTCTGGCCAAATACCGGATACTTGTATAAAAGTTTCTGAAAGCGGGATTTCTGACCCGAAAATAATAACAGGATTAAAAGAGTTTGGTTTTCAAGGTTTTTTAATTGGAGAAAATTTTATGAAAACAGAAAATCCGGGAGAAGCTTGTCAAGAATTCATAAGTCAAATTAGATAA
- a CDS encoding anthranilate synthase component I family protein yields the protein MKKLQFKTIHKTKIADTVTPVGLYLRFRDKYANTLLLESSDYHSKEESFSFIAIEPIVTMKVDDYQFSVTHKGTETEAQPINKNFYQLFDKFTSSIALECPAELKSFNGLYGYSTFDAVQYFENIKFTNKKAPSAIPEMQYSFYRFIIAINHFNDEMTLIENIEEGTESRIHEIQTIIDAQAFNTQKFETVGEETSNVTGEEFKEYVRQAKTHCKRGDVFQLVLSRQFQQKFKGDEFNVYRALRSINPSPYLFYFDYGSFKLMGSSPEAQIKISGGKATINPIAGTFRRTGDTAEDIKLGKKLSEDKKETAEHVMLVDLARNDLSKHADKVTVEVFKEVQYFSHVIHLVSTVRGKIKGNPIEIVGDTFPAGTLSGAPKYKAMELINKYENQTRGFYGGAVGIIGLDGSVNLAIAIRSFVSKNNVLYSQAGAGIVIHSDEEKELQEVNNKLAALNKALILAENI from the coding sequence ATGAAAAAATTACAATTTAAGACAATTCATAAAACGAAGATCGCGGATACAGTTACACCAGTAGGTTTGTACTTGCGTTTTAGAGATAAATATGCAAATACTTTGTTGCTAGAAAGCTCAGATTATCACAGTAAAGAAGAGAGTTTTTCTTTTATTGCTATAGAGCCAATTGTTACCATGAAAGTGGACGATTATCAGTTTTCGGTTACTCATAAAGGTACAGAAACTGAGGCACAACCCATCAATAAAAACTTTTATCAGTTATTCGATAAATTTACAAGTTCTATTGCTTTAGAGTGTCCTGCGGAATTAAAATCATTCAATGGTTTGTATGGATATTCGACATTTGATGCTGTTCAATATTTCGAAAACATCAAATTTACAAACAAGAAAGCACCTTCTGCAATTCCAGAAATGCAATACAGTTTTTATAGATTTATTATTGCCATCAATCATTTTAATGATGAAATGACACTGATAGAAAATATTGAAGAAGGAACGGAATCTCGCATACATGAAATCCAAACAATTATAGATGCACAAGCATTCAATACACAAAAGTTTGAAACTGTAGGAGAAGAAACTTCAAATGTTACAGGAGAAGAATTTAAAGAATATGTAAGACAAGCAAAAACGCATTGTAAAAGAGGAGACGTTTTTCAGTTGGTATTATCACGCCAATTTCAACAGAAATTTAAAGGAGACGAATTCAATGTGTATAGAGCATTGCGTTCTATAAATCCGTCGCCATACTTGTTTTATTTCGATTACGGATCTTTCAAATTAATGGGTTCTTCACCAGAAGCACAGATTAAAATATCAGGCGGAAAAGCGACTATTAATCCGATTGCAGGTACATTTCGTAGAACGGGTGATACAGCAGAAGATATTAAATTAGGTAAGAAACTATCCGAAGATAAAAAGGAAACGGCAGAACACGTAATGTTGGTAGATTTGGCGCGAAATGATTTGAGCAAACATGCCGATAAAGTTACGGTAGAGGTATTTAAAGAGGTGCAATATTTTAGCCACGTTATTCATTTGGTCTCTACGGTTAGAGGAAAAATTAAAGGAAATCCGATTGAAATTGTTGGAGATACTTTTCCTGCCGGAACGCTGAGTGGCGCACCAAAATACAAGGCAATGGAGTTGATTAATAAGTATGAAAATCAAACACGCGGATTTTATGGTGGCGCAGTCGGCATTATCGGTTTAGATGGTTCTGTGAATTTGGCGATCGCCATTCGTTCTTTTGTGAGTAAAAACAACGTTTTGTATTCGCAAGCAGGCGCAGGAATCGTAATTCATTCCGACGAAGAGAAAGAATTACAAGAAGTAAATAATAAGTTAGCAGCGTTAAATAAAGCGTTAATTTTAGCAGAGAATATTTAG
- a CDS encoding aminodeoxychorismate/anthranilate synthase component II — protein sequence MKILILDNYDSFTYNLVHMVEKITGNFPAVFRNDEISIADVGNYDMIMLSPGPGIPDEAGILKEVIKTYAGIKPIFGVCLGLQAITEVFGGKIINLEDVFHGVATEMQVTDKNAIIFKEVPETFLAARYHSWAATDEGFPEEIQVTARDEDGLIQAIEHKLFPISAVQFHPESILTDVGEQLVRNFINANK from the coding sequence ATGAAAATATTAATTTTAGATAATTACGATTCTTTTACCTACAATTTGGTGCACATGGTAGAAAAAATTACAGGAAATTTTCCTGCAGTTTTTAGAAACGATGAAATCAGTATTGCAGATGTAGGAAACTATGATATGATTATGTTATCTCCAGGACCAGGAATTCCTGATGAAGCAGGAATCTTAAAAGAGGTAATTAAAACGTACGCAGGAATAAAACCAATTTTTGGAGTTTGCTTAGGTTTACAAGCAATTACAGAAGTTTTCGGAGGAAAAATAATCAATTTAGAAGATGTTTTTCATGGTGTTGCTACAGAAATGCAAGTAACAGATAAAAACGCAATTATTTTTAAAGAGGTTCCAGAAACATTTTTAGCAGCACGTTACCATTCTTGGGCAGCAACAGACGAAGGTTTTCCTGAAGAAATACAAGTAACTGCAAGAGATGAAGATGGTTTAATTCAAGCAATTGAACATAAATTATTTCCAATTTCTGCAGTTCAATTTCATCCAGAATCTATTTTAACAGATGTTGGTGAGCAATTGGTTAGGAACTTTATTAATGCGAATAAATAA
- a CDS encoding glycerophosphodiester phosphodiesterase family protein yields the protein MKKLSITFLLLMLFITIVKGQEVVSLATIKNSIHKKEINVAGMKLGNEAKIIWSKEYKEKKAPIAFVYLHGFGASSREGEPVMSLLSEKYNANVYMSRLKEHGLDRDDNFVNLTPENYIASAKEALEIGKTIGEKVILVSTSTGGTLSLKLASEDTTIAGLIMYSPFIGLKNPAFAAILTPEGKARFIKSNGSEIMKQNRPEEEAKYWSTSYHINGYEALVKMLISNMTSETFSKVKIPVFVGYYYKNEKEQDQVVSVSAILKMYNGLGTSIDKKTKKAFPEAGNHVIGCDLRSNDWKSVYDETVTFIDAIILEKEQKFDFDLQGHRGARGLSPENTIQAFKKALDLGVNTLELDVVISKDNKVVVSHEPWLNEEVTLDAVGKKITKETALAFNMYKNKYKKIKSYDVGSIGNPKFLEQKKEVAYKPLLSEVITFAEAKNSEIRYNVEIKSTPTDEEKGYQPSVAEFSNLVIEQLKESKLPLERITVQSFDPRVLEYIHKTDPEFTLAFLTYQNDFETNLKMLSFVPKIYSPYFILLNKEEVKTIQDKNMKVIPWTVNKKEDMVNLLKMGVDGIITDYPNIAIPLRK from the coding sequence ATGAAAAAATTGAGTATTACATTTCTTTTATTAATGCTATTTATTACTATTGTAAAAGGGCAAGAAGTTGTAAGTTTAGCTACAATTAAAAATAGTATTCATAAGAAAGAAATTAATGTAGCGGGAATGAAATTAGGAAATGAAGCCAAAATAATTTGGTCTAAAGAATACAAGGAAAAAAAAGCTCCAATTGCATTTGTATACTTGCATGGTTTTGGCGCAAGCAGTAGAGAAGGTGAACCAGTAATGAGTCTACTTTCAGAAAAATACAATGCCAATGTTTATATGTCTCGTTTAAAAGAACATGGTTTAGATAGAGATGACAACTTCGTGAATTTGACACCAGAAAATTATATTGCCTCTGCAAAAGAAGCTTTAGAAATAGGAAAAACTATTGGAGAGAAAGTAATTTTAGTAAGTACTTCTACAGGCGGAACTTTAAGTTTAAAGTTAGCTTCAGAAGATACTACTATTGCAGGTTTAATTATGTATTCGCCATTTATAGGACTTAAAAACCCTGCATTTGCAGCAATTCTAACACCAGAAGGTAAAGCCAGATTTATAAAAAGTAATGGTAGTGAAATTATGAAACAGAATAGACCAGAAGAGGAAGCGAAATACTGGTCAACTTCTTATCATATTAACGGCTATGAAGCTTTAGTTAAAATGTTAATAAGTAACATGACTTCGGAAACTTTTTCGAAAGTTAAGATTCCGGTTTTTGTAGGTTACTATTATAAGAATGAAAAAGAACAAGATCAAGTAGTTTCTGTTTCTGCTATTTTAAAAATGTACAATGGTTTAGGAACTTCTATTGATAAAAAAACTAAAAAGGCATTTCCAGAAGCAGGAAACCATGTAATTGGGTGCGATTTAAGATCTAATGATTGGAAAAGTGTATATGATGAAACTGTAACTTTTATTGATGCTATTATTTTAGAGAAAGAACAAAAGTTCGATTTTGATTTACAAGGTCATAGAGGAGCAAGAGGTTTATCACCAGAAAATACAATTCAAGCTTTTAAGAAGGCGTTAGATTTAGGTGTAAATACACTAGAATTAGATGTTGTAATTAGTAAAGATAACAAGGTGGTAGTTTCTCATGAACCTTGGTTAAATGAAGAGGTTACTTTAGATGCCGTAGGAAAGAAGATTACTAAAGAAACTGCTTTGGCTTTTAATATGTATAAAAATAAATACAAAAAAATAAAAAGTTACGATGTTGGTTCTATTGGAAACCCTAAGTTTTTAGAGCAGAAAAAAGAAGTTGCTTACAAACCATTATTATCTGAAGTAATTACTTTTGCTGAAGCTAAAAATAGTGAAATTCGGTATAATGTAGAAATTAAAAGTACACCAACAGATGAAGAAAAAGGATATCAACCTTCCGTCGCTGAATTCTCTAATCTTGTAATTGAGCAGTTAAAAGAATCAAAATTACCTTTAGAAAGAATAACAGTGCAAAGTTTCGATCCTAGAGTTTTAGAATATATTCATAAAACAGATCCAGAGTTTACTTTGGCATTTTTAACGTATCAAAATGATTTTGAAACGAATCTAAAAATGTTAAGTTTTGTACCAAAAATTTACAGTCCGTACTTTATTTTATTGAATAAAGAAGAGGTGAAAACGATTCAAGATAAAAATATGAAAGTTATTCCGTGGACGGTAAATAAAAAAGAAGACATGGTTAATTTATTAAAAATGGGTGTTGATGGAATTATTACAGATTATCCCAATATTGCAATTCCTTTAAGAAAATAA
- the trpD gene encoding anthranilate phosphoribosyltransferase, translated as MKAILNKLYNHERLSKSEAKQILKDIAAEKYNDAHLASFMTVFMMRPITADELAGFRDALMELAIKIDLSDYNTIDIVGTGGDGKDTFNISTLTSFIVAGTGQKVAKHGNYSVSSQSGSSDMLESFGYNFTNDETILREHLEKANICFLHAPKFHPAMKAVSSTRKALALKTFFNMLGPLVNPSSPKNHMLGTFNLEVARLYNYILQEEDINYGIIHAIDGYDEISLTSGFKFFTKNGEQIINPEDLGQKRIQQSEIFGGNSVADAAKIFKSILEGNGTEAQNNVVLTNAAFALTIVNEAKPFETAFNEAKDSLFGLKAKQILEKLVNI; from the coding sequence ATGAAAGCAATTTTAAACAAATTATATAACCACGAAAGATTGTCTAAATCTGAAGCAAAACAAATCTTAAAAGATATTGCTGCAGAGAAATACAATGACGCACATTTAGCATCGTTTATGACCGTTTTTATGATGCGTCCAATTACTGCAGATGAACTTGCTGGTTTTAGAGATGCGTTAATGGAATTGGCTATAAAAATAGATTTATCAGATTATAATACCATCGATATTGTAGGAACTGGTGGCGATGGAAAAGATACCTTTAATATCTCTACTTTAACTTCTTTTATTGTTGCAGGCACCGGACAAAAAGTAGCAAAACATGGTAATTATTCAGTGTCTTCTCAGTCTGGTTCTTCAGATATGTTAGAAAGTTTTGGATACAATTTTACGAATGATGAAACTATTTTAAGAGAACATTTAGAGAAAGCGAATATCTGCTTTTTGCACGCTCCTAAATTTCATCCAGCAATGAAAGCTGTAAGTTCAACAAGAAAAGCATTGGCATTAAAAACGTTCTTTAATATGTTAGGTCCTTTGGTAAACCCGAGTTCACCTAAAAATCACATGTTAGGGACTTTTAACTTGGAAGTTGCACGTTTGTATAATTATATTTTGCAAGAAGAAGATATTAATTACGGAATTATTCACGCCATAGATGGGTATGATGAAATCTCTTTAACAAGCGGATTCAAATTCTTTACAAAGAACGGAGAGCAAATTATAAATCCAGAAGATTTAGGACAGAAAAGAATTCAACAATCAGAAATTTTTGGAGGAAATTCTGTTGCAGATGCAGCGAAGATTTTTAAATCTATTTTAGAAGGAAACGGAACAGAAGCACAAAACAATGTGGTATTAACAAACGCTGCTTTTGCGTTAACTATTGTTAATGAAGCAAAGCCTTTTGAAACTGCATTTAATGAAGCAAAAGATTCGCTTTTTGGATTGAAAGCAAAACAAATTTTAGAAAAACTAGTAAATATTTAA
- a CDS encoding amidase family protein codes for MESQIKKIHQQLMSKEITCTSLVQEKLDLLKQNTHNTVNSLLEETALALAKKVDAKIKNGEEIGLLEGVPFGIKDVYMLQGTYTTASSDLLKKYKAAYTATSIQKLLDAGAIPLVKENCDAFGHGSSSENTIFGAVKNAIDPTLVGGGSSGGSAVNVAKDFTVFSIGGDTGGSIRQPAGYNKVYGFKPTYGRISRYGLMAYASSTDCVGPIAKSIEDIRIVLNVMSGKDVRDQTSYASDVISEDLNSTIKTVGYYTNFIESDAISKEIKADFLSTLEKIKAKGIKVKALDFFNADVLVSTYYTLAMAETASNLSRLDGTNYGDRVEGANLKDTYAITRSEKFSEETKRRIVGGNQVLSQGFSDEIYLKAQNLRNQISARFSEDFETVDIVLSPVTPANPPKIGESLNDPLAMYLSDAYTVGFSLGELPTLTIPKGTNTGLQITADKKKDAEVLQFANFLNDIL; via the coding sequence ATGGAGTCGCAGATAAAAAAAATACATCAACAATTGATGTCTAAAGAAATTACTTGCACAAGTTTGGTGCAAGAAAAGTTGGACTTATTAAAACAAAATACGCATAATACTGTAAATTCTTTATTAGAAGAAACTGCTTTAGCATTGGCTAAAAAAGTAGATGCTAAAATAAAAAATGGCGAAGAAATAGGTTTGTTAGAAGGTGTTCCTTTCGGAATTAAAGATGTGTATATGTTGCAAGGAACCTACACAACAGCAAGTTCAGACTTGTTAAAGAAATACAAAGCTGCATATACAGCAACTTCTATTCAGAAATTGTTAGATGCAGGTGCAATTCCTCTAGTAAAAGAAAATTGTGATGCTTTCGGACATGGTTCTTCTTCTGAAAACACCATATTTGGAGCCGTTAAAAATGCGATTGATCCAACTTTAGTTGGTGGAGGTTCTAGTGGAGGTTCTGCAGTAAATGTTGCAAAAGACTTTACCGTTTTTTCAATTGGTGGAGATACAGGAGGTTCTATTCGCCAACCCGCAGGTTACAATAAAGTATACGGATTTAAACCAACGTATGGTAGAATTTCTAGATACGGATTAATGGCGTACGCATCTTCTACAGATTGTGTTGGGCCTATTGCAAAATCTATTGAAGACATAAGAATTGTTTTAAATGTGATGAGCGGAAAAGATGTAAGAGACCAAACTAGTTATGCTTCTGATGTTATTTCTGAAGATTTAAATTCAACAATTAAAACGGTTGGATATTATACCAATTTTATTGAAAGCGATGCAATAAGCAAAGAAATTAAAGCCGATTTCTTATCAACTTTAGAAAAAATAAAAGCCAAAGGAATTAAAGTGAAAGCATTAGATTTCTTTAATGCTGATGTATTAGTTTCTACGTATTACACCTTGGCAATGGCAGAAACTGCTTCTAATTTATCGCGTTTAGACGGTACAAATTATGGTGATAGAGTAGAAGGAGCGAATTTAAAAGATACGTATGCTATTACACGATCAGAAAAATTTTCCGAAGAAACAAAAAGAAGGATTGTTGGTGGAAACCAAGTGTTATCTCAAGGTTTTTCTGATGAAATTTATTTAAAAGCACAAAATTTAAGAAATCAGATTTCTGCAAGATTTAGTGAAGATTTTGAAACCGTAGATATAGTTTTATCTCCAGTAACGCCTGCAAATCCGCCAAAAATTGGCGAGAGCTTAAATGATCCTTTAGCTATGTATTTATCAGATGCTTACACGGTTGGTTTTAGTTTAGGTGAGTTACCTACGTTAACCATTCCTAAAGGAACTAATACAGGATTACAAATTACAGCAGACAAGAAAAAAGATGCGGAAGTTTTACAATTTGCTAACTTCTTAAACGATATTTTATAA